The proteins below come from a single Anderseniella sp. Alg231-50 genomic window:
- a CDS encoding DUF4147 domain-containing protein, producing MPDRDLLRTLCDAAIEAAQPLLCLPRYLPAPPKGRTIVVGAGKASAAMAAAVEANWQGPLEGLVLTRYGHGCPCRHIEIVEAAHPVPDEAGFEAAARIHDMVQDLTPDDLVLCLISGGGSALLTAPAAGISLAEKQAVNKALLASGAPIGEMNCLRKHLSAIKGGRLAASAYPAKVVSLLISDVPGDDPSTVASGPTVADPTTRADALAILDKYNLDVAPSVRSFLGTDAAETPKPGDPRLASADTRMVATPRLSIDAAAKVAREHGYHVIDLGDDLEGEARDVGAAHARIALETTGPAIIMSGGETTVTLKGKGRGGRNAEYALALAIGLKGAGNISGVAIDTDGIDGSEDNAGARISPDVLARAQDKGVDAHAMLADNDAYGFFQATGDLVMTGPTLTNVNDFRAIIVGA from the coding sequence ATGCCGGACCGGGATCTGTTGAGAACTCTGTGTGATGCAGCCATAGAAGCCGCACAGCCGTTGCTGTGCCTGCCCCGGTATCTGCCCGCACCACCAAAGGGCAGGACCATTGTGGTGGGGGCAGGCAAGGCGTCCGCGGCCATGGCGGCTGCGGTTGAAGCCAACTGGCAAGGTCCGCTTGAAGGCCTTGTGCTGACACGCTACGGCCACGGCTGTCCGTGCCGGCATATCGAAATTGTCGAAGCAGCCCATCCGGTACCGGACGAGGCCGGTTTCGAGGCAGCCGCCCGCATTCACGACATGGTACAGGACCTGACGCCGGATGACCTGGTGCTGTGCCTGATCTCCGGGGGCGGATCGGCACTTTTGACCGCGCCGGCCGCCGGCATCAGCCTGGCTGAAAAACAGGCCGTCAACAAAGCCCTGCTGGCCAGCGGGGCGCCCATTGGCGAGATGAACTGCCTGCGCAAGCATCTCTCTGCGATCAAGGGCGGCAGGCTGGCCGCCAGTGCTTATCCTGCAAAGGTCGTGTCCCTGCTGATTTCCGATGTGCCCGGTGATGATCCTTCCACGGTTGCGTCCGGCCCCACCGTGGCCGATCCGACCACCCGGGCCGATGCATTGGCCATTCTCGACAAGTACAATCTGGATGTTGCGCCTTCGGTGCGCTCTTTCCTGGGAACAGATGCGGCAGAAACCCCGAAGCCTGGCGATCCCCGGCTGGCGAGCGCCGACACCCGCATGGTCGCCACCCCGCGCCTGTCCATAGATGCAGCGGCGAAAGTCGCCCGCGAGCACGGCTATCATGTCATTGACCTGGGCGATGATCTGGAAGGCGAGGCGCGCGATGTGGGTGCCGCTCACGCACGGATTGCGCTGGAAACCACCGGCCCTGCCATCATCATGTCCGGCGGTGAAACCACCGTGACGCTGAAAGGCAAGGGCCGGGGCGGGCGCAATGCGGAGTATGCGCTGGCCCTGGCCATCGGCCTTAAGGGTGCCGGCAACATCTCCGGCGTTGCCATCGATACCGACGGCATTGACGGGTCCGAAGACAATGCCGGCGCGCGCATATCACCCGATGTGCTGGCCCGGGCGCAGGACAAGGGCGTGGATGCGCACGCCATGCTCGCCGACAACGACGCCTACGGGTTTTTTCAGGCCACCGGCGATCTGGTGATGACCGGGCCGACGCTCACCAACGTCAACGATTTCCGCGCCATTATCGTCGGGGCCTGA
- a CDS encoding universal stress protein, producing the protein MYKSILLPVDLGHKSSWEKAAPEAVALAKQHGAKIHLLTVIPDFGMAVVGSFFPSDYAEQALQSSSEKLASLASEIVPDDLLAKVHTAHGSAYQEIINTAKKQGCDLIVMASHRPEMSDYLLGPNAARVARHADQSVMIVRN; encoded by the coding sequence ATGTACAAGTCCATTCTTTTGCCGGTTGATCTCGGCCACAAGAGTTCGTGGGAGAAAGCCGCTCCCGAAGCCGTCGCGCTTGCAAAGCAGCACGGTGCGAAAATTCATTTGCTTACCGTTATCCCGGATTTCGGTATGGCGGTTGTCGGGAGCTTCTTTCCGTCGGATTATGCCGAACAGGCTCTGCAGTCCAGCAGTGAGAAGCTCGCCTCGCTGGCATCCGAGATCGTCCCTGACGATCTGCTGGCCAAAGTGCATACCGCCCACGGATCTGCCTATCAGGAGATCATCAACACCGCAAAAAAACAGGGCTGCGACCTGATCGTGATGGCATCTCACCGCCCTGAAATGTCCGACTATCTGCTGGGCCCCAATGCGGCCCGGGTCGCGAGACATGCAGATCAGTCGGTCATGATCGTGCGCAACTGA
- a CDS encoding TRAP transporter fused permease subunit, whose protein sequence is MAAEQELSKADALVAEVETGGRNLSGSTKNLIPIICFVWAIYQLYISSPLPAELTVSTGISFFQFIGNLSISRKIHLMFALVLACLAFPLYRGAPTKRIPLYDWVLIALGSLSILYMVVMDSNIANRAGDFAHENIRIDMTVAVIGMVALALSVYRSLGLPLVIVAAILMGYAYIGGGNWGGASFVKGTWHFWMQEEGVFGKPLAVSTQMIFLFVLFGSILEKAGAGGYFIKIAFALLGSFRGGPAKAAVIASALSGLYSGSSIANTVTTGTFTIPLMKRTGLSAEKAGAVEVASSTNGQLTPPVMGAAAFLIAEFTGVEYTTLLKHALIPAIVSYIALIYIVHLEACKLNLQGIPKPKDTIVRTLAQKMIGFLTGFLVLAFLFIAVYYTLGFIKEAYPGISMFSVIVISGIAYLVLAWFASKRPDLETDDPDAPMTVLPKAADTAWTGLYYILPIVILLWCILPTPDRLSPSTAAFFACLAMSFIALTQHIIKGAFRGNMDLASNFRKGLSEWVDGMIAGARNMISIGIATAAAGVIVGAISLTGAHAMVGELVEFLSGGVLIVMLLLVAVMSLILGMGLPTTANYLVVSSLMAPVIVALGAKSGLIVPLVAVHLFVFYFGILADDTPPVGLAAYAAAAISKGDPIKTGVQGFMYDIRTALLPFLFLFNTDLLLINVGPMKALFVFVVATIAMMLFASATQGWFFTRNRMWETVALLAIALTLFRPGLLLDRVSPPFDERPGVEALKLAEAAPDGGTLRVRLVGPDFDDIDENNSTFLELNLGASGDGETRFTQSGLNVLEDDGKVAVDGLTWDSKLKHLDKLFTMGDLDKPLFIEKVLVKRDRMPKEVFYIPALLLLGLIIFLQRRRHREDDPDAEAKAAAA, encoded by the coding sequence ATGGCTGCGGAACAAGAACTGTCGAAGGCAGACGCGCTCGTCGCGGAGGTTGAAACCGGAGGCAGAAACCTAAGTGGGTCGACGAAGAATCTTATTCCAATCATTTGTTTCGTATGGGCGATCTACCAGCTCTACATATCCTCACCACTGCCGGCCGAACTGACCGTTTCGACGGGAATCTCGTTCTTCCAGTTCATTGGCAATCTGTCGATATCGCGCAAGATTCATTTAATGTTCGCGCTGGTGCTCGCCTGCCTCGCATTTCCTCTCTACAGGGGCGCACCAACCAAAAGGATTCCGCTTTACGATTGGGTGCTCATTGCCCTTGGCAGCTTGTCCATCCTGTACATGGTGGTGATGGATTCCAATATCGCCAACCGCGCAGGCGATTTTGCCCACGAGAATATCCGTATCGACATGACTGTTGCTGTCATCGGGATGGTGGCGCTGGCGCTCTCGGTGTACCGCTCACTCGGCCTGCCGCTGGTGATCGTTGCGGCCATTTTGATGGGCTACGCCTATATTGGCGGCGGCAACTGGGGTGGTGCCTCCTTCGTAAAAGGCACGTGGCATTTCTGGATGCAGGAAGAAGGGGTGTTCGGGAAACCGCTGGCGGTTTCAACGCAGATGATCTTCCTGTTTGTTCTTTTCGGTTCAATCCTTGAGAAAGCCGGGGCGGGCGGTTATTTCATCAAAATCGCATTCGCCCTGCTCGGCTCCTTCAGAGGAGGACCTGCCAAGGCTGCCGTGATCGCATCTGCTCTCAGCGGGCTTTACTCGGGTTCCTCGATCGCCAACACGGTGACGACCGGCACCTTTACCATTCCCCTCATGAAGCGGACAGGCCTTTCGGCTGAAAAGGCCGGCGCCGTCGAAGTGGCGTCGTCAACCAACGGGCAGCTCACACCCCCGGTGATGGGCGCTGCCGCCTTCCTGATCGCCGAGTTTACCGGCGTGGAATACACAACCCTGCTCAAGCACGCGCTGATCCCGGCGATCGTGTCCTACATTGCGCTGATCTACATCGTGCATCTGGAGGCCTGCAAGCTGAACCTTCAGGGCATCCCGAAGCCCAAAGACACCATAGTAAGAACTCTGGCCCAGAAGATGATTGGTTTCCTGACCGGTTTCCTGGTCCTGGCGTTCCTCTTCATCGCCGTCTACTACACGCTCGGCTTCATCAAGGAAGCTTACCCGGGCATCTCCATGTTCTCGGTCATCGTCATCTCCGGTATCGCCTACCTGGTGCTGGCGTGGTTTGCCTCGAAGCGTCCCGACCTTGAAACAGATGATCCGGATGCCCCGATGACGGTGCTGCCGAAGGCCGCAGACACGGCGTGGACCGGCCTCTACTACATTCTGCCGATTGTCATTTTGCTGTGGTGCATCCTGCCGACACCGGACCGGCTCTCGCCCTCGACAGCCGCCTTTTTCGCCTGCCTTGCCATGAGTTTCATCGCGCTGACGCAGCACATAATCAAGGGTGCGTTCCGCGGCAACATGGATTTGGCATCGAACTTCCGCAAAGGTTTGTCGGAATGGGTGGACGGCATGATAGCTGGCGCCCGCAACATGATCTCAATCGGCATTGCAACGGCCGCAGCAGGCGTGATCGTCGGGGCGATCTCGCTCACCGGCGCGCATGCCATGGTTGGCGAATTGGTGGAGTTCCTCTCCGGCGGTGTTCTCATCGTCATGCTGCTGCTGGTCGCCGTGATGAGCCTCATCCTCGGCATGGGATTGCCGACGACCGCCAACTATCTGGTGGTGTCGTCGCTTATGGCACCGGTTATCGTCGCACTGGGGGCCAAATCTGGCCTGATCGTGCCGCTGGTTGCCGTGCATCTGTTCGTGTTCTACTTCGGCATCCTGGCAGACGATACTCCGCCGGTTGGGCTCGCCGCTTACGCAGCGGCGGCGATCTCCAAGGGTGATCCGATCAAGACCGGTGTCCAGGGCTTCATGTATGACATCCGAACTGCCCTGCTGCCGTTCCTGTTCCTCTTCAACACCGACCTTCTGCTGATCAATGTCGGGCCAATGAAGGCGCTGTTCGTCTTCGTCGTCGCGACCATTGCAATGATGTTATTCGCATCGGCCACCCAGGGGTGGTTCTTCACCCGCAACCGGATGTGGGAAACCGTTGCGCTGCTTGCGATTGCGCTGACCCTGTTCCGACCGGGGTTGCTGCTCGACCGGGTGTCGCCGCCGTTCGATGAAAGGCCAGGTGTTGAAGCATTGAAACTGGCGGAGGCTGCGCCTGACGGCGGAACCTTGCGCGTCAGACTGGTGGGACCGGATTTCGACGACATTGATGAAAACAATTCCACCTTCCTTGAGTTGAACCTCGGTGCGTCGGGCGATGGAGAAACCCGTTTCACCCAATCCGGCCTCAACGTTCTTGAAGACGATGGCAAGGTGGCGGTCGATGGCCTGACCTGGGATTCCAAGCTGAAACATCTGGACAAGCTGTTCACCATGGGTGACCTGGATAAACCGCTGTTCATCGAGAAGGTGTTGGTGAAGCGGGATCGCATGCCGAAGGAAGTCTTCTACATTCCAGCGCTTCTGCTTCTCGGTCTGATCATCTTTCTCCAGCGGCGTCGGCACCGTGAGGATGATCCCGACGCTGAAGCTAAAGCCGCAGCGGCGTAA
- a CDS encoding TAXI family TRAP transporter solute-binding subunit, whose translation MKSILKYTLAAAVAAGFAVSANAADQQFVSIGTGGVTGVYYPTGGAICRLVNKKRKEHGIRCSAESTGGSIYNINTIRANELEFGVAQSDWQYHAYNGTSKFKDKGKFEKLRAVFSVHPEPVTVIARDDSGISNISDAKGKRLNIGNPGSGTLGTWDVMEAALGWKRSDLALAAGMKSAETGAAMCDGKIDAYFWLVGHPSALTQESLASCASHLVNVTGPAIDKLIADKPYYRNATIPAGMYNNDKDIKTFGVGATFVTSSDVPEEVVYQVVKAVFENLDQFKKLHPAFANLKAEEMIKDGLSAPLHDGAMKYYKEKGMM comes from the coding sequence ATGAAATCAATTCTGAAATACACACTTGCAGCAGCTGTTGCTGCTGGTTTTGCCGTTTCGGCAAACGCTGCTGATCAGCAATTCGTCTCAATCGGCACGGGCGGGGTGACCGGCGTGTATTATCCCACCGGTGGCGCCATCTGCCGTCTGGTGAACAAGAAGCGCAAGGAACACGGCATCCGCTGCTCGGCGGAATCGACCGGTGGCTCCATCTACAATATCAACACGATCCGGGCCAACGAGCTCGAATTCGGTGTCGCGCAGTCGGATTGGCAATATCACGCCTACAACGGCACGTCCAAGTTCAAGGACAAGGGCAAGTTTGAAAAGCTTCGCGCCGTATTCTCCGTTCACCCGGAGCCAGTAACGGTCATCGCCCGAGACGATTCCGGCATCAGCAATATCAGCGATGCCAAGGGAAAACGCCTCAACATCGGTAACCCGGGGTCCGGAACGCTCGGCACCTGGGATGTGATGGAAGCAGCCTTGGGCTGGAAACGGTCAGACCTGGCGCTGGCTGCCGGCATGAAGTCTGCCGAAACTGGCGCAGCGATGTGCGATGGCAAGATCGATGCCTATTTCTGGCTGGTTGGCCATCCTTCGGCTTTGACCCAGGAATCCCTGGCTTCTTGCGCGTCGCACCTGGTCAACGTGACCGGCCCGGCGATCGACAAGTTGATTGCCGACAAACCGTATTACCGGAATGCCACCATTCCGGCCGGCATGTACAACAACGATAAAGACATAAAGACCTTCGGTGTTGGCGCGACTTTCGTGACCAGCTCTGACGTGCCGGAAGAGGTTGTGTACCAGGTCGTGAAGGCTGTGTTCGAAAACCTCGACCAGTTCAAGAAACTTCATCCCGCGTTCGCTAACCTGAAGGCCGAAGAAATGATCAAGGACGGCCTTTCAGCTCCGCTGCACGACGGTGCGATGAAGTACTACAAAGAAAAGGGCATGATGTAA
- a CDS encoding ATP-binding protein: MSVETAPSLDELNNAVTPAWLWDGARLRIVWANAAGLAVFGCDSLFDLIDMPFDETDPGAGRVSELARTAATGESWQEMVSFASAVSDAPFSVTLHVHALADGRNGLLMVAETPPSGSAQAAQDTGQANSVLESLPVATVICSDDGAISYANAMARSLFGQSTPASLAEISEQDVAARIFDRARRAGIASSIATMATGYGNREIRVTAKLITLPDDTDGRFSLILEDVTERRALERALPASGMPVPAPATVGPAEQAETIRELRQAVEAATAQTSAGTPAKTVAPETPPAPARANAKPPARSSAPPARTAAPAAKTAGFGVADIVRKALSDIPKAIVLYRAGKLVYANQAIAATLGCASENDLAGRHDIAAALGSLANKQGTVTLKRRNGEEIELGVDKSTFPWNDGAMPMAILTETDSKKPNGPVAVPVSRSDAAQPDTTASPDSDTPRAAAVTQPAQSAEDDAKEPTAPTSTNAKTLQPEAQAGPQPAVSTSELMSILDTATDGIVFLADDGSITHMSAGAEALFGVHAASVIDKPLAGLMDKASAKVVRDYLAALGDSGLAMLFNGGREIIANVNDGGDVPIFITMRKIAVGMQGIPASAYCAVMRDITQWKKTEAELRASRDEAEHTSRQKSEFLARISHELRTPLNAILGFSDIMRNGQFGKLGSERYEGYANDIHTSGEYLLSLVNDLLDLSKVEAGKLELNFISVDLGQAIDSCIKLMQDEATGARVVLRKSVAPNLPQVVADIRSIKQVLLNLTSNAIKFTDPGGQVIITAKAIDTGELLLSVTDTGVGMDEEQLNTALEPFRRVEVAGRPEVQGTGLGLPLTKALVEANRASFEISSEARKGTRIDITFPTTRVLAS, encoded by the coding sequence TTGAGTGTAGAGACCGCGCCATCACTTGATGAGCTGAATAATGCTGTCACGCCGGCATGGCTGTGGGACGGCGCACGGCTGCGTATTGTCTGGGCCAATGCCGCTGGTCTGGCGGTTTTTGGCTGTGACAGCCTGTTCGACCTCATCGACATGCCGTTCGACGAAACCGACCCCGGCGCGGGCCGTGTATCTGAACTGGCCAGAACCGCGGCAACCGGCGAAAGCTGGCAGGAAATGGTGAGCTTTGCGTCAGCCGTAAGCGACGCGCCGTTCAGCGTGACCTTGCATGTGCACGCGCTTGCCGACGGGCGCAATGGGCTTTTGATGGTTGCCGAAACGCCGCCTTCGGGCTCGGCGCAGGCTGCACAAGATACCGGGCAGGCAAATTCAGTGCTGGAGAGCCTGCCGGTTGCAACTGTGATCTGCAGTGATGATGGCGCGATCAGCTATGCCAATGCGATGGCCCGCAGCCTGTTCGGGCAATCCACGCCGGCCTCGCTTGCGGAAATCTCCGAGCAAGACGTTGCGGCCAGGATATTTGACCGTGCGCGGCGCGCCGGCATTGCCAGCTCGATTGCAACGATGGCGACCGGGTACGGTAATCGCGAAATCAGGGTGACTGCAAAGCTGATCACCTTGCCTGACGACACTGATGGCAGGTTTTCACTGATACTGGAGGACGTTACCGAGCGCCGCGCGCTTGAGCGCGCATTACCGGCATCCGGCATGCCTGTCCCGGCACCAGCTACGGTTGGACCCGCAGAGCAGGCAGAAACCATAAGAGAACTGCGGCAGGCGGTTGAAGCGGCAACCGCCCAGACGTCCGCAGGCACGCCGGCGAAGACTGTGGCGCCGGAAACCCCGCCTGCCCCGGCCCGGGCGAATGCGAAACCTCCGGCGCGATCCAGCGCGCCTCCAGCACGGACCGCCGCACCAGCTGCAAAAACCGCCGGCTTCGGCGTGGCCGACATCGTGCGCAAGGCACTGTCAGACATTCCCAAGGCCATCGTTTTATACCGTGCCGGCAAGCTCGTTTATGCCAACCAGGCGATCGCCGCCACATTGGGCTGCGCCAGTGAAAATGACCTGGCCGGGCGCCACGATATTGCCGCAGCTCTGGGTTCGCTGGCGAACAAGCAAGGCACAGTCACGCTCAAGCGGCGGAACGGTGAGGAAATCGAGCTCGGCGTGGATAAATCGACGTTCCCGTGGAATGACGGCGCCATGCCGATGGCAATACTGACTGAGACAGACAGCAAGAAGCCGAACGGGCCGGTCGCCGTGCCGGTTTCGCGCAGCGACGCAGCACAGCCCGACACCACAGCATCGCCCGACAGTGATACGCCCAGGGCCGCTGCGGTAACGCAGCCTGCACAATCTGCGGAGGATGACGCAAAAGAGCCGACTGCGCCAACCAGCACGAATGCAAAAACGCTGCAGCCAGAGGCGCAGGCAGGCCCGCAACCGGCCGTCAGCACATCGGAACTGATGTCTATTCTGGACACGGCGACGGACGGTATCGTGTTCCTGGCCGATGACGGCAGCATCACGCATATGAGTGCCGGAGCAGAAGCACTGTTTGGTGTCCATGCGGCCAGTGTTATCGACAAACCGCTCGCCGGCCTGATGGACAAGGCAAGCGCCAAAGTGGTGCGTGATTATCTGGCCGCGCTCGGTGACAGCGGCCTTGCCATGCTGTTCAATGGCGGCCGGGAGATCATTGCCAACGTCAATGATGGCGGCGATGTGCCGATTTTCATCACCATGCGCAAGATCGCGGTTGGCATGCAGGGCATTCCTGCATCAGCCTATTGCGCCGTGATGCGCGACATTACCCAATGGAAGAAGACCGAAGCAGAGTTGCGCGCATCGCGCGACGAGGCCGAACACACCAGCCGGCAGAAGTCCGAATTCCTGGCGCGTATCAGCCACGAACTGCGCACGCCGCTGAATGCCATTCTCGGATTCTCCGATATCATGCGCAACGGGCAGTTCGGCAAGCTCGGGTCGGAGCGCTACGAAGGCTACGCCAATGATATCCACACCTCGGGCGAGTACCTGTTGTCGCTGGTCAACGACCTGCTCGACCTGTCCAAGGTGGAAGCCGGCAAGCTGGAGCTGAACTTCATCTCCGTCGACCTGGGCCAGGCGATCGATTCCTGCATAAAACTGATGCAGGACGAAGCCACCGGGGCCCGCGTCGTGCTGCGCAAGTCGGTTGCGCCAAACCTGCCCCAGGTCGTGGCGGACATACGCTCGATCAAGCAGGTGTTGCTGAACCTGACCTCAAACGCGATCAAGTTTACCGACCCCGGCGGCCAGGTGATCATAACCGCCAAGGCGATTGATACCGGAGAGCTTCTGCTGTCCGTCACGGACACCGGCGTCGGAATGGACGAGGAACAGTTGAATACGGCACTGGAGCCGTTTCGAAGGGTCGAAGTGGCCGGACGGCCGGAAGTTCAGGGAACCGGCCTCGGCCTTCCGCTCACCAAGGCGCTGGTCGAGGCCAACCGGGCATCCTTTGAAATCTCCAGCGAAGCCCGCAAGGGCACGCGCATCGACATCACCTTCCCCACGACCCGCGTACTGGCAAGCTGA
- a CDS encoding aspartate/glutamate racemase family protein, with amino-acid sequence MKILVVNPNTTASMTRKIATAAKAAARSDTQIIATNSQNGPASIQGYLDIAECIPGLIAEVKQHPDVDAIVIACFDDTGLDAVRCLVDVPVIGIGEAAYHAASMIAARFSVITTLSRSVSGLETNLTRYGLASRCAKVRATDIPVLQLERGDVATIDKIRQEIKSAINEDKAEAIVLGCAGMTDLMDQLAKEFGLPVVDGVACAVTLVEALVAAGLKTSKLGTYASPEFVLSDEQNSSLAI; translated from the coding sequence ATGAAAATTCTTGTTGTTAATCCAAATACCACAGCCTCGATGACGCGGAAAATAGCAACCGCGGCAAAGGCGGCAGCCCGGTCGGATACACAGATTATTGCCACCAACTCTCAAAATGGCCCTGCCAGCATTCAGGGTTATCTGGATATTGCGGAGTGTATTCCGGGCTTGATTGCCGAGGTAAAGCAGCACCCGGACGTTGATGCCATCGTCATCGCCTGTTTTGATGACACGGGCCTGGACGCGGTACGCTGCCTGGTTGATGTGCCGGTGATTGGCATTGGCGAGGCAGCCTACCATGCCGCCAGTATGATTGCGGCGAGGTTCAGTGTCATCACCACACTGTCGCGGTCCGTATCAGGGCTCGAGACCAATTTGACCAGGTACGGGCTGGCATCGCGGTGCGCAAAAGTCCGGGCAACCGACATACCTGTTCTGCAACTTGAACGTGGAGACGTCGCGACTATCGACAAGATTCGTCAGGAGATAAAGTCGGCGATCAACGAGGACAAAGCCGAGGCAATTGTTCTTGGCTGCGCCGGCATGACCGATTTGATGGATCAGCTGGCAAAGGAATTTGGCTTGCCGGTCGTGGATGGTGTCGCCTGTGCGGTTACTCTGGTGGAAGCGCTGGTTGCTGCCGGTCTGAAAACATCCAAACTGGGGACATATGCTTCACCGGAGTTCGTGTTATCAGATGAGCAAAACTCAAGTCTTGCTATCTGA
- a CDS encoding ABC transporter ATP-binding protein produces MSDMLEFKDVELYYDHVYALRGVTINLQEGETVALIGANGAGKSSILKAITGLARPDKGSIHFMGEQIDGLPASDVVNRGITMVPEGRRVFAYMSVKDNLMMGAFSRSDKTEISQSLDGVLERFPRLRERYSQAAGTLSGGEQQMLVIGRALMARPKLLLLDEPSLGIAPKLVQDIARSIVAINRDEGVSVLLVEQNSRMALSISNRAYALTTGNVAISGVSKDLLHDDRIKAAYLGSEV; encoded by the coding sequence ATGAGCGATATGCTGGAATTCAAAGATGTCGAGCTCTACTACGATCATGTCTACGCGCTGCGCGGCGTTACGATAAACCTGCAAGAGGGCGAAACCGTCGCACTGATCGGGGCAAACGGTGCCGGCAAGTCTTCCATTCTGAAAGCGATCACCGGGCTGGCAAGGCCGGACAAGGGCTCGATCCACTTCATGGGTGAGCAGATCGACGGCCTGCCTGCATCTGACGTTGTGAACAGGGGCATCACCATGGTTCCCGAAGGACGCCGCGTGTTTGCGTATATGTCGGTAAAGGACAACCTGATGATGGGCGCATTTTCCCGGTCGGACAAAACCGAGATCAGTCAATCACTGGACGGCGTTCTTGAACGGTTTCCGCGGCTAAGGGAACGATATTCGCAGGCTGCAGGAACCTTGTCGGGCGGCGAGCAGCAGATGCTGGTGATCGGGCGCGCCCTTATGGCCCGGCCAAAGCTTTTGCTGCTGGACGAACCATCGCTGGGGATCGCTCCCAAACTGGTGCAGGACATTGCCCGTTCGATCGTCGCGATCAATCGGGATGAGGGTGTATCAGTGCTGTTGGTTGAGCAGAATTCCAGAATGGCACTTAGCATTTCCAATCGGGCCTATGCGCTGACAACCGGCAATGTGGCCATATCAGGCGTGTCCAAAGACCTGCTGCACGATGATCGGATCAAGGCAGCGTATTTGGGCAGCGAAGTGTGA
- a CDS encoding ATP-binding cassette domain-containing protein yields MTPILQVRNVTKKFGGLTANNNINFNVAEHEILSVIGPNGAGKSTLFKMISSFLRTTSGEVLFKGERISNLRPHIVARKGVVRTFQETTIFKSMTVRESVIVSQHLRAKATLAGYFLGSRTAREDIRTFGRNADEIIDFLELGDIRHELAHNLPQGHLRALGVAIGLATDPKVLLLDEPFAGMNHDETMNMVRLVKSVRDRGVTVLLVEHDMAAVMSISDRIVVLNFGEMIAEGTPAEIQNNDKVIEAYLGSEDDAIGM; encoded by the coding sequence ATGACCCCCATTCTGCAAGTCAGGAACGTCACCAAAAAGTTCGGCGGACTTACCGCCAACAACAACATCAATTTCAACGTGGCCGAGCACGAAATCCTGTCTGTGATCGGTCCCAACGGTGCAGGCAAATCCACGCTGTTCAAGATGATTTCCTCGTTTCTTCGAACAACTTCGGGCGAGGTGCTGTTCAAGGGCGAGCGGATATCAAACCTGCGGCCCCACATTGTGGCCCGAAAAGGCGTTGTGCGCACGTTTCAGGAGACCACAATATTCAAGAGCATGACAGTGCGGGAAAGCGTGATCGTGTCCCAGCATTTACGTGCAAAGGCAACGCTCGCCGGGTATTTCCTGGGCTCAAGAACCGCCAGGGAGGATATCCGGACATTCGGCAGGAATGCCGATGAGATCATTGATTTTCTGGAACTGGGCGATATCCGCCACGAACTGGCCCACAACTTGCCCCAGGGCCACCTGCGCGCTCTTGGTGTCGCCATCGGGCTGGCTACTGATCCCAAGGTGCTGCTGCTGGACGAACCGTTTGCAGGCATGAACCACGACGAAACCATGAACATGGTCCGTTTGGTCAAATCTGTGCGTGACCGGGGGGTTACCGTGTTGCTGGTCGAGCATGACATGGCTGCCGTGATGTCGATCTCCGACCGGATTGTCGTCCTCAATTTCGGCGAGATGATTGCCGAGGGAACGCCAGCAGAAATCCAGAACAACGACAAAGTCATCGAGGCCTATCTGGGCAGCGAAGACGATGCAATCGGGATGTAG